Part of the Lucilia cuprina isolate Lc7/37 chromosome 5, ASM2204524v1, whole genome shotgun sequence genome is shown below.
AATCACCCTGTCTGTCTTAACAgtgatttacattttaatttttctttctatttggAAACACTCACTCTGTGTGGATGGATAATCTTAAGGAATTTATCTTATAAGAAATGTAGTCTTAACCCTCGtatgaaaaaattcttaaacagcAAAAACTATCCCCATTATTTATGCTTTCAACTAATTCTGTGTATGTCACTCAAAATACACTTCCTTACGCTGCTACAGGTAATAAAGAAATCCTTATAAGAAAATAtccttaaaatataaattgactGATAATGACTcacgaaatatttattttatttataagagaGTAGCACatgtatatatgcatgtatgagTGCTATGAAAAAGGGGTGTTTTCCTAACTGCTGACTCATGTTGAAATCCAAtacgtaaaatattaaaaagtagtttataaATAAGGACAACCTGTAGATCTATTTAGGCTTCGTATATATTTAAAGGTTATAAACGAACACaattacaataaacaaaagaacaagaaacgaaaatataattaagaaattGTATTGCGGTTTAAGACAATTGTCATGTCTTATTAGGGaaattatattgttataatttcaGGGGTGTTAAGTAAAGAATTAACACAGGTAATAAAAGGTAACAATGTTCTAGTAATTTATACATTAGATTTAGGTGCGATTAGGAATATTAACACATTAAATGGTTagtaagaaaaagtttaaaataaaatagaggatgttcaataatttattaaaagattaCCAGTATAAGAGTTTTAATGtggaaaaaactttttaatatacataaaaagtatactctatagtttagtctatagtctagtctatagtctagtctatagtctagtctatagtctagtctatagtctagtctatagtctagtctatagtctagtctatagtctagtctatagtctagtctatagtctagtctatagtctagtctatagtctagtctatagtctagtctatagtctagtctatagtctagtctatagtctagtctatagtctagtctatagtctagtctatagtctagtctatagtctagtctatagtctagtctatagtctagtctatagtctagtctatagtctagtctataggttagtctatagtctagtctatagtctagtcaatggtctagtctagtctatgctctagtctgcagtctagtgtataatctagtctattgtctagtgtataatctagtctacattcttatctatagtgtagtctagagtctataatatagtattTTTGATGGTCTTGCCTATAGTTTGTACGGTGGGTTTAAGGTTCAAACTTTTACCTTAAAGCCATTTGTACACAGGAAGCTGTGGAACcttattgtgtatttttataccaaaaattaattaatacaacCTCCCTTTTTCCTATGTacaattcttatttaaaaaaaattagcattttaattAATGTCATGCTAAGCAAAGCTCTgttatgtaaataattaatttgtattcTGATATGTATAGATATGCATGTATGAAAACTGGGGAAGAgaatgcatatgtatatgtattttataaataattttaatcgaacGTGTATGTTAATTTTGGAAAACCTTTCAAGTATATTTCCTTGTCATACAATAGCAACGCAGCTTAACTTTAGCTCTAGTCTAGTATCAAGGCACACGTGCGTAAAATGTCTTTTGGCTTCAACTCAATAACAACACCCCTTTTGCAAAGGACACATGAATACATAATCACAAAAAACATActcatttgttaaaaaaaggaaatataaatTCATAACAGAAATATGtagtatttcgttttttttttacaatatagtatcttttcaaaagaattttaccGTAAATTATGTAAATCATGCTCAGTAAAACCAGTCAAcacttttgttgttatatttattttgcagGAAACCCTTAAttctagttttaaattaatcgTGAACTGAATAGAAAACCTTATTTTTCCTAAATGAACGATTATGTAGTGGAACGTGCGCGCATGCTTTTTGTTCGTTTGAGGAAGAAATAAAAACTCGTTTGACACGTTCCTTAACTCGTGTCTACCTCCCCATTTTTTTACTGCTTTTTATGTTTCCAATATCAAGATCTTGCTAAAAAAGGGATTATCTTTCccctaaaactaaaaaagaaatacttgGAAATAGTCAGCTGGGCTGTGCCACGCTGTCAATTTTGTTTTAGACCGTAAATTTTGTTGCTTTATggcattttactttaaatagcatgacatttatttgtatttttagaattgCAGGATTTGTATATCCTTTTAAGTTATCAGCTTTTAgaggaattttatataaatatgtatgtgtttgattAGATTTCTTTACATACGTTCATTTTTACCTAATACGACTCCCAACTCATTTTCGGCTAGAGTAGGtagaaaaaggaaataaataaaatggaatttgtgacaaataaacaatttctttttgaatatttgtaactttattaaaattatcagaactaaaaattttgagttctaatttactatttttaaaacatcCTTTAAAAAACTGAAACCGGTACATCAGTACTTTTTATATTCAAACACtaattacatatttacttatatattctagtctagactttatactatagactacactgcagactagactaaagactagactatagactagactataaactagactataaacaagactatagactagactatagtctagactatagactagactatagactagactatagactagactatagactagactatagactagactatagactagactatagNNNNNNNNNNNNNNNNNNNNNNNNNNNNNNNNNNNNNNNNNNNNNNNNNNNNNNNNNNNNNNNNNNNNNNNNNNNNNNNNNNNNNNNNNNNNNNNNNNNNatctatctatctatctatctatctacctatctaccaatctacctatctacctatctatctatctatctatctatctatctatctatctatctatctatctatctatctatctatctatctatctatctatctacctatatatCTAAACGTTTTACTTAAGTTTTGTTCGCtggttttctaaaaacaaaactaaatgggTTGGGCCTGAAATAGTGTCTTTGAAGTATAAAGACACGAAAAAACAGCAAATTTAACACCATCATTAATTGAGGGATTTTGcaacaagaaaaaacacaacAGTGACTACCTACCACTTACTACAGAACAAGacataaacatttaacattaacattaaaagataatgttaaatatgattttgtctttaaatatttgtttctcaaatatgtataaacaaaaaaaacaaacttaacaaaaaacgaaaatattaatttcatatttagtattaaataaaataacatacaGATAAGCTTTAAGATCAATTAGTGTTGCcaaactattattatttttaagaaatacccaaaataaataaacatgtgatataaaactttttacctTACAAAAGAATGAATTCTGCTAGTTGGGAcaatagcaacatgttgctttgtTCCATAATCCCACTTTAAGACAATTTATTCCCCAACCACTAGGCAActctatttcatttttaaaaaagaaatgccGGTAATCACGAATGTTACAAACAACTACTAAATCTTTTTCGCGCTACAGACAAGTCACTCAGTCGGTTAAAGACATTACAattgaaaagatttaaaaaaacaataatcaaaaaaagcagacctttaaacaaaattcaaacgagttttaaataaatttgttaaacaaaacttctaaatgttttttatggcattaaattcaaattaaaacaaataataatcgttaaatttaacaacaacaagctAAGAAAAAGCAATAATAATGAACTGctgtacaattttttaaaaagaaattaataaaaatgtttaaatttaaatcgttAAATGGCAGTCAACATTTATCATTTTCAACACATtcagcaacatcatcatcgtTAACGCTGGCATCATCAACAGCgccttcttcttcttcttcgaCATCCGCCAAGTGTTGTTCTCTATgtcctttatataaaaatattttatgtttaataatcggTTTAATAATTGGCATACGTTTTACTGACATTTggtttaatttacaaaatgaaacattaacaacaattctaccagCAACGGCGACAACAGCAGCATCAACATTGACATCATCCACCTCTTCATCATTAGAGGCGAatgacaatttatttaatacgaCCAGAGTTCTCTGTTGGATTTTGACAAATCCCACCAACCATTTAACCAAAGCCATACACATCCGTCATACCTGGGGAAGACGTTGTAATAAATTACTATTCATGAGCTCGGAAGAGGATGACGATTTGCCCACCATTAAATTGGATGTTGAGGAAGGTCGTGACAATTTATGGAATAAAACCAGACTggccttaaaatatatttatgatcaTCATATCGATGATGCAGAGTGGTTTTTAAAGGCTGATGATGACACGTAAGTTAAaccatgaaaaaaaattatt
Proteins encoded:
- the LOC111682949 gene encoding glycoprotein-N-acetylgalactosamine 3-beta-galactosyltransferase 1-like, which encodes MFKFKSLNGSQHLSFSTHSATSSSLTLASSTAPSSSSSTSAKCCSLCPLYKNILCLIIGLIIGIRFTDIWFNLQNETLTTILPATATTAASTLTSSTSSSLEANDNLFNTTRVLCWILTNPTNHLTKAIHIRHTWGRRCNKLLFMSSEEDDDLPTIKLDVEEGRDNLWNKTRLALKYIYDHHIDDAEWFLKADDDTYVIMENLRYFLYQYPPEAALYFGAKFKRFVKQGYMSGGAGYVLSREALKKFATEAFDDPDKCGETYEAEDVQLGMCLENAGVIAGDTRDEEGNERFLPLPIEYLIPEDKTWWYKNYSYYPQKDNVSCCSPSAISFHYIVADQFYVLDYFLYTLRVVGSYNNFVLPKKIPLSNILTEGLDNFEPIPEPPLGLT